The segment TGCTTGTTATTTTGCGTTGTTTACATAGACGTTTTACAAAATATGCTGGAAGAGTCGAATCATAGCCGTTAAATAGAATAAAAGTGCTTTTTATTCTCCTTTTGTCCTTATGGAGAGGACAGTCGTATGCTGTGGAAAGGCAAAGTTTGGTTGTTCCGATTCCTTTAAATGATTATGGTGTAACGTTCTTGACAGCGTATAACCCCTTTGCTAAGATGGCAATAATATATTTTCAGAAACTAATTTTCAGGGTTATTTTGCCTTGAATATCGGGGCTTTTAATACAATCATTTGCTTATAAATATTCGCTTTTGAGAAGATGCCGTGAGTGTCGGAAATGATCGGATGGCAGTTTGATTTTTCCCGTTTGGGACAGCGGATTGAAACGGATTATTTTGTAAGCCAGATTTCAAAACAGATTAAGGGAGGAACATCTTCGTGTGGGAAACAAAGTTTGCTAAAGAGGGACTGACATTTGACGATGTACTGTTGGTGCCGCGTAAATCCGAAGTATTGCCTAAGGAAGTAGATGTATCAGCTGTATTGAGCAACAATGTGAAGCTGAATGTACCTTTGATCAGTGCGGGTATGGATACTGTGACAGAAGCTGCAATGGCAATCGCTATGGCTCGTGAGGGCGGCGTTGGTATTATTCATAAAAATATGCCACTGGAGCAGCAAGCAGAAGAGGTTGATCGTGTAAAACGTTCCGAAAGTGGCGTTATTACAAACCCATTCTCACTGACTCCAGACAAAATGGTTTCCGATGCAGAAGCGGTTATGGCGAAATATCGCATCTCTGGTGTACCTGTAGTTGATGAAGACCACAAGCTGGTGGGTATCATCACGAACCGCGATCTGCGCTTCATCCATGACTTTAACATTCCAATTAGTGATGTGATGACTAGCGAAAATCTGGTGACTGCTCCTGTAGGTACAACCCTGCAAGAAGCAGAAGGTATTTTGCAAAAGCATAAAATCGAGAAGCTGCCACTGGTAGACGATAACAATATCCTCAAAGGTCTGATTACGATCAAGGATATTGAAAAAGCGATCCAATTCCCGAACGCAGCCAAAGACCCACAAGGTCGTCTGCTCGTTGGTGCTGCTATCGGTGTATCTCAGGATTCGTTTGCACGCGCAGAAGCACTGGTAAATGCAGGTGTCGATCTGCTTGTTGTCGATTCCGCTCACGGTCATCATATCAATATTTTGGATGCTGTTCGTAAACTGCGCAGCATGTTCCCAGAGCTGACAATCATCGCAGGTAACGTAGCTACTGGTGAAGCTACACGCGATCTGATTCAAGCGGGTGCTTCTATCGTTAAAGTCGGTATCGGTCCAGGCTCCATCTGTACCACCCGCGTTATCGCTGGTATCGGTGTACCACAAATCACTGCTATCTACGATTGCGCGACTGTAGCACGCGAATATGGTGTACCGATCATCGCTGATGGCGGTATCAAATATTCTGGCGAAATCACGAAGGCTCTGGCAGCAGGCGCATCTGCGGTTATGCTGGGCAGTATGTTTGCTGGTACGGAAGAAAGCCCGGGCGAATCGGAGATCTATCAAGGTCGTCGTTTCAAAGTATATCGCGGTATGGGTTCTATGGCTGCCATGAAACAAGGCAGTAAAGACCGTTACTTCCAAGACGATGACAAAAAACTCGTTCCAGAAGGTATCGAAGGTCGCGTAGCTTACAAAGGACCTCTGTCCGAAACTGTACACCAGCTGATCGGTGGTCTGCGTTCCGGTATGGGTTACTGTGGTACAGGCAGCCTTGAGGAACTGCGCAATGATACTCAATTTATCCGTATCACTGGTGCTGGTCTGCGTGAGAGCCATCCACATGATATTCAAATTACAAAAGAAGCGCCTAACTACTCGCTGTAAGTAGGTTGCTATCGTATTAGGTAATGAATCATTACCGTAAATGTATACTCTGATCGTGTACCATCATGTTCCACATGTAACAATGGATAGGGATCGTGAATGATACACAGCCATTCGACGATAATCATTCCCATCTATCCAATTGGTGTCCGGTTGGTAGGTAATTTGCGGTTGACGTTTAGACAAGCCTGTGATTTTGCGCAGGCTTGTCTTTTTTTGCATGTCACCATGTGCTAAAATGAGAAAGTCATTGTAATATCAGGCTTTTTTCGCATTCGTTTTGAACTACATAATGCCGCGTATTGCATGAAATAACATAAGTGAAGACTTGAGGGGAGCATTAATACATTGGAACGCAAGTGGTTAACGCAAAAAGGAAAGAAGTCGAAACGTCAACTTATTAAGAAAAGTGTAGCATCGCTGATGCTTGTAAATATGCTTTGTTTATGCACGATTATTCCAACCGCAGCTATGGCTGCATCTTCCAGTAACTCCAGCAGCACATCCACTGATCAAAAGTCGACTGAAGCGACATCGTCCAGTAGTACAACGATTCCGTCTGTTGATTCGCTCGGTTTGCAAGTGAAATCGGCGATTCTGATTGAAGCTTCTACCGGTAAAGTTCTGCTGTCCGTAAACAGCGATGAAGCACTGCCACCAGCAAGTATGTCCAAAATGATGACGGAGTATCTTGTTTCTGATGCTGTAAAACAAGGCAAGATCAAATGGGACGATCAGGTAACTGTATCTGCCAATGCTGCCGCGCAAATTGGTTCTCGCGTATTCTTGGCAGAGGGCGACAAGCATACTGTGCTGGATCTGTACAAAGCGATGGCAATCGGCTCCGCTAACGATGCGACGGTTGCATTAGCAGAATATCTAGCAGGTAGTGAACAAGATTTTGTGAAGCTGATGAATGCCAAAGCAAAAGAGTTCGGTATGAAAACAGCTCATTTTGCTAATGCAACGGGTTTGAATATTGCGGATATGCCACAAGCCACTCGTCCAGATTCCGATCAAGAAACGATTATGTCGGCTGCAGATACAGCGATTTTGGCACGTCATATCGTTATCGATCATCCTGACTTTAATGAAGTAACAAGTATCCCATCATTCAAGTTCCGTTCTACGGACAAAGACCCTGTCGTTAACTGGAACTGGATGTTAGAATCCAATTCGTCTATTACCAACTTCAAAGCGTATGCTTATCCAGGTTTGGATGGCTTGAAAACAGGACATACTAATGCAGCAGGTCAATGCTTTACTGGTACGGCTGAACGTAATGGTATGCGTCTAATTAGTGTGGTTATGGGTACCTCAAGTGATAAAGAACGTTTCATTCAAACGAAAAAAGTCCTAGACTACGGATTTGATCATTTTGAAGTGAAACAAATTGTTGGCGCGAAATCGGCAGTATCGGGTCTGGCTAGTATTCCGGTTGTGAAAGGTACAGAAACAGAAGTGCCGGTTGTAACTGAATCTGCTGTAAATGTAGTCGTTCCAAAAGGTACAAAACCACAAAATGTAACGTACACCGTTGCTCAATCTGACGAAACAGCACGTACCGCTCCAATCGAAGCAGGCAAAGCGCTGGGTACAATCACGTATACGTACAAAAATGACAGCATCCCACAGGATCAGGTTACGACTGTGAATCTGATTGCTTCTGAGCCAGTAGAAAAAGGGAGCTGGTTGCGTATGTTCTTCCGTTCCATCGGTGATCTATTCGGCGATCTGTTTAGCTCCGTTAAAAATATGTTCTAAGTAGAGCGATTGGGATAAAACGATTGAGATAACGCTCCCTTTTATTAAGGTGAGCCTTACACATACCATAGTAAAGGGTATGTCTCAAACGTATCCATTCGTGTATCTTCATCTTCATCATGTGCCGCTAGGCTTAGCTTGGCGGTCATACTGTTATATATGCGAATATTCTATTGTATAATGCATAGGTGTCATGTAAAATTATGAGTTAGATTCTGTCCTCTGTTTGCTTTGAAAATAGGGCAACAGCGGCATATTGGGCCGGGAACAGAACCACATTTTACAGTAATCTCCATCATCACGGAAATCAGGGGATTTACCGAAAGAATTCAGGAGGCATGGACATGGAAACTGGTACATCGAGAGTCAAAAGAGGTATGGCGGAAATGCAAAAAGGCGGCGTCATCATGGACGTCATGAACGCAGAGCAGGCGAAAGTAGCTGAAGCAGCTGGTGCAACAGCAGTTATGGCTCTGGAGCGCGTGCCTTCTGATATTCGTGCAGCAGGCGGCGTAGCCCGTATGGCTGACCCGACGATTGTTGAGGAAGTTATGAAAGTTGTCTCCATCCCAGTTATGGCAAAAGCCCGTATCGGTCACTATGTAGAAGCAAAAGTACTGGAATCCCTTGGTGTAGACTATCTGGATGAAAGTGAAGTATTGACACCTGCGGATGAAGTTTTCCATATCAATAAAAATGAATTTACTGTACCGTTCGTATGCGGCGCCAAAGATCTGGGCGAAGCACTGCGTCGGATCGGTGAAGGCGCAGCAATGATCCGTACCAAAGGCGAGCCAGGAACAGGTAATATCGTCGAAGCGGTACGTCATATGCGTCTGATTAACAGCCAAATTCGCAAAGTACAAAGCATGTCCACGGACGAGCTGTATGCGGAAGCGAAAATTCTGGGTGTATCGTACGAGTTGCTGCTGGGCGTACACGAAAATGGTAAATTGCCAGTTGTTAACTTTGCAGCAGGCGGTGTAGCTACACCTGCGGATGCAGCGCTGATGATGCATCTTGGCGCAGATGGCGTATTTGTAGGCTCTGGTATTTTCAAATCCGAAAGCCCAGAGAAATTCGCACGTGCAATCGTAGAAGCGACAACGCACTATACAGATTACAAACTCATTGCTGAAGTATCCAAAAATCTGGGTGCGCCAATGAAAGGTATTGAAATCTCCAAATTGACTGCGGACGAGCGTATGCAGGACCGCGGCTGGTAAGAAAGAAGGATACATTCATGAAGATCGGTGTACTGGCACTGCAAGGTGCCGTAGCAGAGCATATTCGCAGTTTGAAGCTTGCTGGAGCAGAAGCGGTAAGTGTCAAACGGGTCGACGAGCTGGCGGAACTGGATGGACTGGTGATTCCTGGTGGCGAGAGCACGACGATCGGCAAGCTGATGCGCAAGTACGATTTTATCGATGCGCTGCAACAGTTTTCTGCTCAAGGCAAGCCATTATTCGGTACATGTGCTGGTCTGATCGTGCTGGCAGAGCGTATCGCTGGACAGGAAGATGCACATCTGTCGCTGATGGATATGACGGTATGCCGCAACGCATTCGGACGGCAAAAGGAAAGCTTTGAAACTGATCTGGATGTGAAGGGTATTGATGAGCCGATTCGTGCTGTCTTTATCCGAGCGCCTTTGATTGAACAGGTGGGCGAAGGTGTAGATGTGCTGTCGATGTACAAGGACGAGATCGTAACAGCGCGTCAAGGGCATCTGCTGGCTTGTTCGTTTCATCCAGAGCTGACGGACGATTACCGACTGCATCAGTATTTTGTGGATATGGTTAAGGAATCGCTGGCAGCGCGGGCGTAGGATAGCGTGTATCGCATGAGCTTGTCTGTTCAACCGTGATAGTAATGATGGAAATATAGACCTTAACTCTTGGCAGCTTCCGTAAGCGAGCGTATTCTCTTTCGGAGTGCGGCAAGTTCTCGCTTGCCTGGTACAGCACCTGGCTTGACGAAAGGGAATGATTCGTTTGGATTGATGGACGAATCGTTTCCTTTCATCGGCTGGTCTGTCGGCGAAGAAGAGAACCGGGAGTTAAGGTTATTTTTATGAGGAGGGGTTCTATATGTTGGATGTCAAAATCTTGCGTAATGATTATGAGCGTGTAGCCCAAGCATTGGAAAATCGCAACAAATCTCTGGATTTGATCGCTGCTTTCCCTGAGCTGGATGCGAAACGTCGCGAACTGCTGCAAGAAACAGAGCAGCTAAAAAATCGCCGTAATACCGTATCGGGTGAAGTGGCACAGCGCAAAAAGAACAAGGAAGATGCAGAGGAACTGATTCTGGAGATGCGTCAGGTATCTGACCGTATCAAAGCACTGGATGAGGAAATCCGTACGCTGGAAACCGAGATTGATGCGCTGACACTGGCGATTCCGAATCTGCCAGACAGCAGTGTACCGATTGGTGCTTCCGAAGAAGATAACGTAGAGATTCGTCGCAATGGCGAACCGCGTGAATTCTCCTTTACACCAAAGGCACACTGGGATATTGCACAGGAGCTGGGTATTCTAGACTTTGAAGCGGGTGCCAAAGTAACGGGTTCACGCTTTACCTTTTATAAAGGGCTGGGTGCACGCCTGGAGCGCGCACTGATCAACTTTATGATGGATGTACACAGTGGCGATCATGGATATGAAGAAATTCTGCCTCCATATATCGTAAACCGTGACAGTCTAGTGGGTACAGGTCAATTGCCGAAGTTTGAAGAAGATCTGTTCAAGCTGACGGATACCGATTATTACCTGATCCCAACCGCAGAAGTACCAGTTACCAACTATCATCGTGAAGAGATTCTGTCGAAGGAAGATCTGCCGAAGCACTATGTAGCGTATAGCTCTTGCTTCCGTTCCGAAGCGGGCGCTGCGGGTCGCGATACACGCGGTCTGATCCGTCAGCATCAATTCAATAAGGTTGAACTGATCAAAGTGGTTGAGCCGGAAACGTCCTACGAAGA is part of the Paenibacillus sp. JQZ6Y-1 genome and harbors:
- the guaB gene encoding IMP dehydrogenase, which encodes MWETKFAKEGLTFDDVLLVPRKSEVLPKEVDVSAVLSNNVKLNVPLISAGMDTVTEAAMAIAMAREGGVGIIHKNMPLEQQAEEVDRVKRSESGVITNPFSLTPDKMVSDAEAVMAKYRISGVPVVDEDHKLVGIITNRDLRFIHDFNIPISDVMTSENLVTAPVGTTLQEAEGILQKHKIEKLPLVDDNNILKGLITIKDIEKAIQFPNAAKDPQGRLLVGAAIGVSQDSFARAEALVNAGVDLLVVDSAHGHHINILDAVRKLRSMFPELTIIAGNVATGEATRDLIQAGASIVKVGIGPGSICTTRVIAGIGVPQITAIYDCATVAREYGVPIIADGGIKYSGEITKALAAGASAVMLGSMFAGTEESPGESEIYQGRRFKVYRGMGSMAAMKQGSKDRYFQDDDKKLVPEGIEGRVAYKGPLSETVHQLIGGLRSGMGYCGTGSLEELRNDTQFIRITGAGLRESHPHDIQITKEAPNYSL
- a CDS encoding D-alanyl-D-alanine carboxypeptidase family protein — protein: MLVNMLCLCTIIPTAAMAASSSNSSSTSTDQKSTEATSSSSTTIPSVDSLGLQVKSAILIEASTGKVLLSVNSDEALPPASMSKMMTEYLVSDAVKQGKIKWDDQVTVSANAAAQIGSRVFLAEGDKHTVLDLYKAMAIGSANDATVALAEYLAGSEQDFVKLMNAKAKEFGMKTAHFANATGLNIADMPQATRPDSDQETIMSAADTAILARHIVIDHPDFNEVTSIPSFKFRSTDKDPVVNWNWMLESNSSITNFKAYAYPGLDGLKTGHTNAAGQCFTGTAERNGMRLISVVMGTSSDKERFIQTKKVLDYGFDHFEVKQIVGAKSAVSGLASIPVVKGTETEVPVVTESAVNVVVPKGTKPQNVTYTVAQSDETARTAPIEAGKALGTITYTYKNDSIPQDQVTTVNLIASEPVEKGSWLRMFFRSIGDLFGDLFSSVKNMF
- the pdxS gene encoding pyridoxal 5'-phosphate synthase lyase subunit PdxS, with protein sequence METGTSRVKRGMAEMQKGGVIMDVMNAEQAKVAEAAGATAVMALERVPSDIRAAGGVARMADPTIVEEVMKVVSIPVMAKARIGHYVEAKVLESLGVDYLDESEVLTPADEVFHINKNEFTVPFVCGAKDLGEALRRIGEGAAMIRTKGEPGTGNIVEAVRHMRLINSQIRKVQSMSTDELYAEAKILGVSYELLLGVHENGKLPVVNFAAGGVATPADAALMMHLGADGVFVGSGIFKSESPEKFARAIVEATTHYTDYKLIAEVSKNLGAPMKGIEISKLTADERMQDRGW
- the pdxT gene encoding pyridoxal 5'-phosphate synthase glutaminase subunit PdxT, with product MKIGVLALQGAVAEHIRSLKLAGAEAVSVKRVDELAELDGLVIPGGESTTIGKLMRKYDFIDALQQFSAQGKPLFGTCAGLIVLAERIAGQEDAHLSLMDMTVCRNAFGRQKESFETDLDVKGIDEPIRAVFIRAPLIEQVGEGVDVLSMYKDEIVTARQGHLLACSFHPELTDDYRLHQYFVDMVKESLAARA
- the serS gene encoding serine--tRNA ligase codes for the protein MLDVKILRNDYERVAQALENRNKSLDLIAAFPELDAKRRELLQETEQLKNRRNTVSGEVAQRKKNKEDAEELILEMRQVSDRIKALDEEIRTLETEIDALTLAIPNLPDSSVPIGASEEDNVEIRRNGEPREFSFTPKAHWDIAQELGILDFEAGAKVTGSRFTFYKGLGARLERALINFMMDVHSGDHGYEEILPPYIVNRDSLVGTGQLPKFEEDLFKLTDTDYYLIPTAEVPVTNYHREEILSKEDLPKHYVAYSSCFRSEAGAAGRDTRGLIRQHQFNKVELIKVVEPETSYEELEKMTANAERILQLLGLPYRVLALCTGDMGFSAAKTYDLEVWLPESDMYREISSCSNVEDFQARRASIRYRKDNKSKPEFVHTLNGSGLAVGRTVAAILENYQQEDGSVIVPEALRPYMRGVEVISKLQK